The DNA sequence CGCCCGGCAGATAGGTTTTCCCATCCACCGCCTCCTCAGCCGCACGGCGCCAGAAAAACGCCTGATCAAAGACATCGTCAAAGAACTTGCCGGCCAGTTCATCAACCTTGCCGATGACAGCGCCCACGGCGGCGTTGGTGAGCATATTCCGGGTGAAGTCGGGGCTGTCGATGGGTTCGCCCTGGATCATGAACGGGCGGCGCCCTTCGTAATTGCCGGCATTGGCCTGATGCATGAACGTATTGCAGGCAAGCGACATGTCCGTGCCGCTGCTCAGAAGACTGCTCATCTTGGCCTTGATCGGCGTTCTGGTGTCATCCCAGGCAAGTTTTTCATGGCATTGAGCACACTCGGCTTCAAAATGAACCTGGCCGCGCTCCGCTTTGGTCCAGTCGATCTTCGGCAGGATGTCCTCCGGCCACCGGGGAGATTTCAACCGCGCCAGCTGCCGTTCGAGATCGATCATTTCCGCGGCCCGCAGGCTTGACCGGTAGCCCAGCAGACCGGATTTCCATTTCGGGCTGATCTCGACATGGGCAAACACACCGATGACTTCCGAGGTGTTGCGCACCAGCGCACCGATGTCGGTTTGCTTGCCGAGGATCGACAGATTGAGGATGTTGCGGGCGATGCCGTTCCACTGCACCTTGTCCTGTTGCGAGGTATTCCAGATGAAAGGATAGCTTGAGGGCGCATCGGATTTGAGCGCATCCTCAAGTTCAGGCCCGCCACCGATAATGGCGACCTTGTTGAGAATGTGCCCTTGCGCATCAAGGCGCCCGAAGCCCGAGCGGAATTCACGGCCATTGCGTTGCTGCAACAGTGTCTGCCAGGCAATCTGTTCGGCGAGTTGCAGCCGGAGACTGCGCCGGGACTCCACACTGAGGTCGGCCTGCAGAACCGCGCGTGCAAAGCGGTCGAACTTGGCGTCGTCGTCATGGGTCATGACCAGAGCGTCGAGCAAACCCTCCAGAAGTCCCTGGAAATCGGCGAGGGTTGGCGCGCCTTCCACCCTGATCGTCTTGCCTTCAAACACAATGTCGTTGGTGTGGCAGGCAGAACAGGTCATCCCCACCCAGGGCTTGCGCATGACAAATGCATTGCAGGTCTCCGGAAACCGCTCACACATGAGATCGGCTTTGCTGCTGTCGTCCTGGTCGACAGCAAAACCGACAGGCAGCCCGTGCGGGTTGCCATCACCGGGCGGCGACGGCAGGTATCCATACCTGGAAAAATTGTCTTCGGAGAAAAAGCCGGCTGTGTTTGCCGATTGCTCGAGCGCCAGCGCCCAACTGAGCGGCAGCAGACGCGACCCCTGCGAAGTCGAGTACCACCAGGACCTTTCCTTCTCGTTCCAGCCCTGCTCCAGACAGGTGATTGCACCTGTGGAGCAAACGCCGCTGTCTCGCGCCTCGACACTCGCCGGTGCCAAGGAAACCAGCACGAAGCCGAGCACCACCAGAAACGGCCGGCAACACCGCACCATTGCTTCAGTTGGACCCTGTGCCATCAACACTACCCCCCGCATCAGGACTGCTTCCCGCGTCCACGCCTATATTGATTTGAGTGTCAGGCCCGGCGTCAGCCGGCGGTTCCGGCACAGGTTGCACCGGCGAAAGCAGCGTCCTGACCAGTTCCATCCGAACCGCCCGGTTGGACCGGCTGTAGCGGCCGGAAATATCCCGTCCCCAATGGTGCAATCCGACCACTTCACCCGAAACATTGAAGACAGGCGAGCCTGATGAACCACCAAGCGTGTCGCACATATGGGCAAAGTCAGACCGGGATTGACGGCCGGGCGATATGCTTTCGAAGACAGTGCAGTCGCTATCGGAAATCTGCTTTGGCTCACCTGCCGGGTGCTGGATGATGAAAAGCCGCTCGCCGTCCTGGGCCGGCTGGTCTGCCAGAGGCAGGCTGTTCCACCGTTTGCCGGGTTCACCGGCCAGTTCCAGCACCGCGGTGTCGAGCTCGACATTGACCGTCCGCACATTGAGGCAATCATATTGCTCCATGCCCGGAATTTGGCCGATGCGGTTATATTCATAGCCGAAAATTACCTTGGTGTTGGCGCAGGCCTCCTGATCGGCCACACAATGTTCGTTGGTCACCAAGGTGCTGTCGTCGACAAGAAATCCGGTACAGACATAGCGCTTCGGCCCATTGGGGGTGTTCTTGATCATGGAGAGCTTGGCGACGGCGCCGCTCACCCGCGATACAGTGTCGAGCAGGTCACCACCATATTCGTAAAGATGCTGGCGCTGGTCTTGTCCGATGATGGATTCGAGCACCATTCCCCTGCGGTCGAAACTTATCGATTTCAGCTCGAAGCTGAGAGAGCCATTGCGGTTGCCGTAGACAGACACACCCAGAGACTGGCCACGACCGATATTGGTCCAAAGTGCTGTTCTTCCGGCAAGCATCTCCGGGGTCAGTGTCTGAACATTGGCGCCGTTGGCGTCGACAATTTCAATCTCGAAATACTCATCCGCATCAAAGCTGATGTTCTCGAACCGGAGCTGAACGCCGGACGCGCCGGCTCTGAGGAAAGACTGCGCCCATTGCGCCGCTCCGCGGACTTGCTCGGTCCCCGATTCCTCGGGCGACGGCGGAAACCGGACCTCCAAAGTCTCGACGACGCCTTCGAGATGAGCCACCGACACCGGCGGTGGAGCATTCTGCGCGACCACTGGCACTGTCGAAAACAAGGTTGCGATGAGCAGTATCCGAAATCTCATAACTTGCCCTCCTATGGTTGTCTCATCCGCCTAACGGGTGGTTACAATCAGGTCCGCGATCTCGCTCATCGGAAATTTCTGCAGAAACTCCGGCTTGCGCTCACCACACTCTTCCGAAACCGTGGCTGGCAGGAACCGGGCAATGCGATCAAGATGTTCCGGGACCACCTGAAAAGTTCCGCGATGAAGCCGGTTGTTTTTCTCGTACATGATGAGGTGCCAATCCAGCCGGGCATTGTAGTGAAAGCGCCGGAGAGCGTCCTTGTCGATGAAAACCAGGCCGCCTTCGCCCACTGTCCAGTTGGCCTGCAACTGGCTGGCATTGGTCAGGTCGGTGAACGTGCCGTCCATGCGGCAGCCATCAGACAGTTCCACGTGATCGACACCGAATTGCATCACCCGGTCCATGTCGATCATGGTGGCATTGGCATAATCGAGAAGCGTATCATCCAGTTTGGCGGTCGTGATCAACTGGGTGTAGATATCATCCACATCGCGCATGCCGCGCCGGATCAAATGGCCCACCACCGCGGCAACGATGGGGGCTGCCTGGGACGTGCCCGACAACGGGCCGACCATTCCGTCACCAACGGTCGAAATCAGATTCGATCCAATGGCACCGATGTCATGATAGCGGTACCCGGCATTGCTCTGGTCAAGAAGCTTGAGACGGCCGTCCGCATCCACATCCAGTCCGACGACGGAAATGACATTCCTGCTCTCGATGCAGGCCGGGCTGATGCTGCAACCGGCGCGCTCGTTGTAGTTGCCGGCCGCGACGATAAACGGAATGGATTTTGCGTCCTGAATAATTGCCTTCTCGAGCAATCCTGCCTCGGCCTTGTTCCAGGCAACGCTCATATTGACGGCATCCACGTCCCACCACGAAAACAGATTGACCGCTTCCAGCAGGGCCTTCATGGCCGGCTCGTTGGGGCTCATCGCCCCGTCCGGATTGGGCACATGAATGATGGTGACGGGCGGCAGGCCTCCCGGGGGAGCCTGTGTCTGACCGCCAAGGCTGAGCAGTTCGACCAGCATGCCGAGCGTATGGGTGCCGTGACTTTTCTCCGCAAGCGGGTGCTCGTTGAGCAGTCCGCAGTCCGCACCGGCCGTATCATCGGGCGCTTCGCCTTCTGCCACTGTCTCAGTGCCGGTTGTCAGCGAGGCATTGACAGCTTCAGCGCCATTGTCCGGATCGAGAGTGCCGGCAGTTTCGGGCGCCGGCTCCAGCGGCTTGATTTCCTCGAGGATCCTCTTCTCCAGGTTCCAGCGCATCAGGTGCACCTTGCCCTTGAAGGCGCAATGATTGAGGTCCGCTTCCCCGTCGATATGGGCGATCGTGACGGGCTTGAGATTTTCGCCGTCCTTCCAGGGCGTTCGCATTTGCCCCGCCTTGTTGACAATCTCCATCCACCGAAGCTTGGCCTGGTTGTTCTGTTTGAAGGACGCAGATTGCAGCCGCAGCTTCTGTTCCACGATCACGTTTTCCGACAGGGAATCGAATGCCCTGCCGTAAGCGCCCGAATCAAACGACTCGATGGTGAAATTGGCTTCGATGATCGGGATCGCAACCATCTTGACTTCGGAACCCGCCGCGCCGAATTTTCGAAGCGCATTGGGAGAAGCCAGCTTCGAGAACATCTCAGGATCAACCTTGCCGTCATCGACATACTGGATGATCTCGGGCGGGCGGTTTGCCCATCCTTGCTGGACATCGCTGCCAGCACAGGATTCATGGATGGCGAACGCCTTGCGGCACCAGAGCTGCGCGAGGTCCGAAGTCTTGACGATGGCAATGTCATTGACCTGGCTCGCGAGCTCGGAGGCTTGTCGCGTGCCGACTTCATAGGACAATCGCATATCGATATCGGGAAGATAGATGGTCGCGCCAGGCCAGGCTTTTGACCAATCCACCCCATCCTGTTTGGAGGCCTTGCCGCGCACAGAACAGATGTCGGGATTGAGCGTGCACAGCAGCACCTCGACATTGTACGGGGTGCGTCCCTCAAGCCAGGATGGCCAGATGCCGCTTCTGATCATGACATCGGTGGGATTTTCGCCAGCAAGAATGATGGCCCGTTTGGTCTTCAGCGCTGTGTTCTCAGAGAGGGTCAGATAGAGTTTGGCAAGCGCGGCCTGGACCGCATCCTTGCTGACAACCTCGGTGCGCCAGAAAGCCTGCCTGGATGCGTCTGCGAAATCCGGGGCTATCATCCTGCCGCCGGTCTCCTGCGCCACAGCCCCTGCGGATGCTGACGCCGATGCGGCGCAAATCAAACCGGCAAGGACTGTCATCCGGCTGAAAACCGCCGTCCTGCGACGGTCGGGGGCAATTCGGTATTGCCTGTCAAACGGTGAAACCATTCCGGGCATGACAACCTCCATGCGAAGAGCCTAAATGCGAGTCTCCACCACTTCATCCCCAGAAATGGTGATGGCAGACTCCACAAAAACCTGTGGACTGAAACCCGTCGCCATGCGGATGAGCTGCGCCCGATTTTGTGTCATGGTTTTCGAAAGCAGCGTTTTGACCTGGGTGTAGATTGTTTCGGGCGAACGATTGCGCTGCTCCGATATCTGCGCGTTGGTCATGCCGTCGGCGATCATCGCAAGCACGGCTTCTTCCGAGGGCGTGAGAGAAAACACCTGCGCCAGATACCGGGTATCCACGCTGTACTTC is a window from the Hoeflea sp. IMCC20628 genome containing:
- a CDS encoding S8/S53 family peptidase, whose translation is MPGMVSPFDRQYRIAPDRRRTAVFSRMTVLAGLICAASASASAGAVAQETGGRMIAPDFADASRQAFWRTEVVSKDAVQAALAKLYLTLSENTALKTKRAIILAGENPTDVMIRSGIWPSWLEGRTPYNVEVLLCTLNPDICSVRGKASKQDGVDWSKAWPGATIYLPDIDMRLSYEVGTRQASELASQVNDIAIVKTSDLAQLWCRKAFAIHESCAGSDVQQGWANRPPEIIQYVDDGKVDPEMFSKLASPNALRKFGAAGSEVKMVAIPIIEANFTIESFDSGAYGRAFDSLSENVIVEQKLRLQSASFKQNNQAKLRWMEIVNKAGQMRTPWKDGENLKPVTIAHIDGEADLNHCAFKGKVHLMRWNLEKRILEEIKPLEPAPETAGTLDPDNGAEAVNASLTTGTETVAEGEAPDDTAGADCGLLNEHPLAEKSHGTHTLGMLVELLSLGGQTQAPPGGLPPVTIIHVPNPDGAMSPNEPAMKALLEAVNLFSWWDVDAVNMSVAWNKAEAGLLEKAIIQDAKSIPFIVAAGNYNERAGCSISPACIESRNVISVVGLDVDADGRLKLLDQSNAGYRYHDIGAIGSNLISTVGDGMVGPLSGTSQAAPIVAAVVGHLIRRGMRDVDDIYTQLITTAKLDDTLLDYANATMIDMDRVMQFGVDHVELSDGCRMDGTFTDLTNASQLQANWTVGEGGLVFIDKDALRRFHYNARLDWHLIMYEKNNRLHRGTFQVVPEHLDRIARFLPATVSEECGERKPEFLQKFPMSEIADLIVTTR
- a CDS encoding di-heme-cytochrome C peroxidase; this encodes MAQGPTEAMVRCCRPFLVVLGFVLVSLAPASVEARDSGVCSTGAITCLEQGWNEKERSWWYSTSQGSRLLPLSWALALEQSANTAGFFSEDNFSRYGYLPSPPGDGNPHGLPVGFAVDQDDSSKADLMCERFPETCNAFVMRKPWVGMTCSACHTNDIVFEGKTIRVEGAPTLADFQGLLEGLLDALVMTHDDDAKFDRFARAVLQADLSVESRRSLRLQLAEQIAWQTLLQQRNGREFRSGFGRLDAQGHILNKVAIIGGGPELEDALKSDAPSSYPFIWNTSQQDKVQWNGIARNILNLSILGKQTDIGALVRNTSEVIGVFAHVEISPKWKSGLLGYRSSLRAAEMIDLERQLARLKSPRWPEDILPKIDWTKAERGQVHFEAECAQCHEKLAWDDTRTPIKAKMSSLLSSGTDMSLACNTFMHQANAGNYEGRRPFMIQGEPIDSPDFTRNMLTNAAVGAVIGKVDELAGKFFDDVFDQAFFWRRAAEEAVDGKTYLPGVKDQRKKELARACLTSPEATREPDESVLVYKARPLNGIWATAPYLHNGSVPTLYDLLLPSPLRLVLDSEEEMSTPGPGDRPSVFHVGSREFDPVRIGFKTGPEPVHQAADGRITAPFEYRVYDTDGAPVPGNYNSGHEYGTDALSEAEKWELVEYLKTL
- a CDS encoding serine protease translates to MRFRILLIATLFSTVPVVAQNAPPPVSVAHLEGVVETLEVRFPPSPEESGTEQVRGAAQWAQSFLRAGASGVQLRFENISFDADEYFEIEIVDANGANVQTLTPEMLAGRTALWTNIGRGQSLGVSVYGNRNGSLSFELKSISFDRRGMVLESIIGQDQRQHLYEYGGDLLDTVSRVSGAVAKLSMIKNTPNGPKRYVCTGFLVDDSTLVTNEHCVADQEACANTKVIFGYEYNRIGQIPGMEQYDCLNVRTVNVELDTAVLELAGEPGKRWNSLPLADQPAQDGERLFIIQHPAGEPKQISDSDCTVFESISPGRQSRSDFAHMCDTLGGSSGSPVFNVSGEVVGLHHWGRDISGRYSRSNRAVRMELVRTLLSPVQPVPEPPADAGPDTQINIGVDAGSSPDAGGSVDGTGSN